From Dehalococcoidia bacterium:
GCGGGGACGTCGCGAACGCCGCCGACTTCTGGAAGCAGGCTATCGCCGCCGCCCGGGGCCACTCCGCCATCGACGAAGCCTGGGCGCGCGTGCAGTTCGGCGCTCTCGAGTTCGACCGCGGCAGGCCGGGCGCAGCCGAGCGCGCTGCTGCCGCTGCGCTGCGCGCGCACCCCGGCTCCGCCCCTGCCCTTGCCCTGCGGGCGCGGGCCAGGGCGGCCCGGGGCGACCTCGATGGCGCCATCGCCGACTACGAGGCCGCCCTGGCGAGCCAGCCACTCCTCGAGTACGTCATCGCCCTAGGGGATGCCTACGCAGCCGCGGGACGCGCCGCCAGCGCCGATCAGTCATACGCGCTGGTCGACGCCATCGCGGCGCTCTACCGCGCGAGCGGGGTGAACACGGACCTTTCCCTCGCCGTCTACTACGCGGGCCACGGCCGCGCCGCCGAGGCGCTGCCCCTGGCCCGCCAGGCCTACGAGGCCGCGCCCGGCGTCTACGCCGCCGATGCTCTTGCCTGGGCGCTCCTGAACGCCGGACAACCACAGGAGGCGGCCATCTACGCGGCCGAGGCGCTGCGTCTGGGCACACCCGACGCGGCGCTGCTGTACCACGCGGGCATGGTCGAGAAGGCGTTGAGTAACGACGCGCGGGCCAGCAACCTGCTCCGGCGCGCGCTCGCCACGAACCCCCACTTCTCGCTCCTGGAAGCGCCACGGGCGCGCGCCGCCCTGGCTGAACTCGAAGGGAGGGCAAGATGAAGCGGCTTGGCCTGGCGTTGATCGCGATGCTCGTACTCGTACCAGTCGCTCTCGGGCGGCCCGCGGCAGCCGGCGCCCACCCCATAGGCAACTTCTCTGTCAACCGTTACGCGCGCCTCGACTTCGAGGTCGACCGAGTCCGCATACGATACATCGTCGACATGGC
This genomic window contains:
- a CDS encoding tetratricopeptide repeat protein, producing the protein MAVHTRAITRRRASVAGVYWLASGLATALALAAALLALLQPGDGAGRAGVDAAAETSARGARIAFFEQRLEADPFDVTALNVLTFEYIARARESGDAADYGRALEASGRSLAALPRYEPSLVAAAAARISVHDFAAGLELADRALAARPRSGAGHALRGDALIALGRYDEAEAAYQEALALAPGVGTFARMAHLSFLRGDVANAADFWKQAIAAARGHSAIDEAWARVQFGALEFDRGRPGAAERAAAAALRAHPGSAPALALRARARAARGDLDGAIADYEAALASQPLLEYVIALGDAYAAAGRAASADQSYALVDAIAALYRASGVNTDLSLAVYYAGHGRAAEALPLARQAYEAAPGVYAADALAWALLNAGQPQEAAIYAAEALRLGTPDAALLYHAGMVEKALSNDARASNLLRRALATNPHFSLLEAPRARAALAELEGRAR